One uncultured Desulfovibrio sp. genomic window carries:
- a CDS encoding radical SAM/SPASM domain-containing protein, which yields MFPKLHSLLNKKFLDISAAFSPFIPDTVEGAAILVQKHAGSDGLTADRAVVAALSEFYSRLQKADDNEALGRFEREILPRVNWKETFPFFVHSEIKHDNGEITHLLKIDNSTSRENFSGGYKKLSCKDIHNLNDKNLYSTLEGGHLHLQITARCNMRCSFCYQKDWDLDRQMCPDMDPKWIYEYCRPLYERIQEINVFGGEITAISEGFKVVSFLAQNYPAVTIHMESNGLAFTEKWQDFAVTNLMYMSFSVNAASPATFARAIWPEGGEKAWKRVHENINAYVQKLREADLQAFAPVITMVVSPETAHEIIDFVRMGLSWGCRRIHLLMNQQYLHLERFPTPVLDWALREMLKMERVLAGKVRLEVKLFLPEKIAAAAQRDVDAIPLESLKEEYADLLELAAGRNEEREHQERMTARKSHGKKNVERGQEVGSSCGHYFINAVSENHQRLCADPWNSLTLSQNGMVVSCNWNYAYQINLKDYLKNEMIDWNAVLNCEEFRLMRWKILNSDFSGCMAGCPYLPHVAKDLHYGI from the coding sequence ATGTTCCCAAAGCTGCATTCACTGCTAAATAAAAAATTCCTTGATATTTCCGCGGCATTCTCGCCATTCATCCCAGATACGGTTGAAGGTGCGGCAATCTTGGTGCAAAAACATGCGGGCAGCGATGGTTTAACAGCAGATCGTGCCGTTGTAGCTGCTCTTTCCGAATTTTATAGCCGCTTGCAGAAGGCGGATGACAATGAAGCTCTTGGCAGATTTGAACGGGAAATTTTGCCACGCGTCAACTGGAAGGAAACATTTCCATTTTTTGTCCATAGTGAAATAAAGCATGATAACGGGGAAATAACGCATTTACTCAAGATTGATAATTCCACATCGAGAGAAAATTTCAGTGGTGGATATAAAAAATTATCTTGTAAAGATATTCATAATTTAAACGATAAAAATCTTTATTCAACTTTGGAAGGAGGGCATTTGCATCTGCAGATTACTGCACGTTGCAATATGCGCTGTTCTTTTTGCTATCAAAAAGACTGGGATCTGGATCGACAAATGTGTCCTGACATGGATCCCAAATGGATATATGAATATTGCCGTCCACTTTATGAACGCATTCAGGAAATTAATGTTTTCGGCGGTGAAATTACAGCGATTTCCGAAGGGTTCAAGGTTGTTTCCTTTCTTGCCCAAAACTATCCTGCAGTGACAATTCATATGGAATCTAATGGACTAGCTTTTACTGAAAAATGGCAGGATTTTGCCGTTACTAATCTTATGTATATGTCTTTTTCAGTAAATGCGGCGAGCCCGGCGACATTCGCTCGTGCCATCTGGCCCGAGGGAGGCGAAAAGGCCTGGAAGCGAGTACATGAGAACATCAACGCCTATGTGCAAAAATTGCGTGAAGCAGATCTGCAAGCATTTGCACCTGTAATAACCATGGTTGTTTCACCAGAAACGGCCCATGAAATTATTGACTTTGTCCGTATGGGATTGTCTTGGGGGTGTCGTCGCATTCATCTGCTCATGAACCAGCAGTATCTACACCTTGAACGTTTCCCCACTCCTGTTTTGGATTGGGCTTTGCGTGAAATGCTCAAGATGGAGCGGGTGCTTGCGGGTAAGGTGCGACTGGAAGTTAAGCTTTTTCTGCCGGAAAAAATCGCAGCTGCGGCGCAGCGGGATGTAGATGCTATCCCTCTTGAGTCATTGAAAGAAGAATATGCAGACCTTCTTGAGCTTGCAGCCGGGCGTAATGAGGAAAGAGAACATCAGGAACGCATGACCGCCCGCAAATCCCACGGCAAAAAGAATGTTGAGCGAGGCCAAGAAGTCGGCAGTAGCTGCGGTCATTATTTTATTAATGCTGTAAGTGAAAATCATCAACGCCTATGCGCAGATCCGTGGAACTCTTTGACTCTCTCGCAAAACGGTATGGTAGTGTCTTGCAATTGGAATTATGCTTATCAAATAAATTTGAAAGACTATTTAAAAAATGAAATGATCGATTGGAATGCAGTTCTCAACTGCGAAGAATTTAGATTGATGCGGTGGAAAATATTGAATTCAGATTTCTCAGGGTGTATGGCTGGTTGTCCGTATTTGCCTCATGTTGCCAAAGATCTGCATTACGGTATCTAA
- the gmhB gene encoding D-glycero-beta-D-manno-heptose 1,7-bisphosphate 7-phosphatase: protein MTEPQLSPVVFLDRDGTLNRDTRYLHSWDDWEWLPGVCDGLGKLQQAGFRLIVVSNQAGVARGFYGEADIHRLHERVNAELWHLGVHIDAFYYCPHHPDFTGPCSCRKPEPGMLLRAEAEMNIDLQRSWLIGDAYTDMKAALSAGCRPILVLSGNATEFSGPILSGVTVCDNFMMATQHILKDVCNGLH, encoded by the coding sequence TTGACTGAACCCCAACTCTCCCCGGTTGTTTTTCTTGACAGAGACGGGACATTGAACAGAGACACTCGGTATCTGCACTCATGGGATGATTGGGAGTGGCTTCCAGGTGTGTGTGATGGTTTGGGTAAATTGCAACAGGCTGGATTTCGTCTGATTGTTGTCAGCAATCAGGCAGGAGTGGCACGCGGATTTTATGGCGAAGCAGATATTCACAGGCTACATGAACGGGTCAATGCAGAATTGTGGCATTTAGGAGTGCACATAGATGCATTTTATTACTGTCCACATCATCCGGACTTTACTGGTCCATGCTCTTGCCGTAAGCCTGAACCAGGCATGCTGTTGCGTGCCGAGGCAGAAATGAATATTGATCTGCAGCGCTCTTGGTTGATCGGTGATGCATACACGGATATGAAAGCGGCGCTATCTGCTGGTTGTCGCCCAATACTGGTTCTTTCAGGCAATGCAACAGAATTTAGCGGGCCCATCCTCAGTGGGGTGACTGTCTGCGATAACTTCATGATGGCAACACAGCATATATTGAAGGACGTATGCAATGGACTACATTGA
- a CDS encoding FkbM family methyltransferase: MLSRCLRMLRCCLTPPTSPIPPCEERQNSDTFEALLELKQAFSGADGMTSDSEQVGILLKKFYALPEPCRKAQEARFVSLILENINWKEAFPFVERIDGITDISEGASFKQYFLEHNIPEILCILKKGLDAESLAVVDHFMFKALRLPEYPAEVAGKRFFAFSALLRKMFQSPTEKKSEERYEAELPTYRQNFHYAEFNAYFEPSVFLFHHGLRSRSKAVLDYIRHKDFIDGGAWIGDSALVLGKYYEPKKIHSFEISPATCKRYDDVMRANGVESSCYVIVNEGLGERKGKGLFVDNSGEGTSLLARREGEEREITVCSIDAYVAAQRLHVGFIKLDLEGFGLAALKGARETIISQLPVLSLSLYHTPEEFFETKPYLESLTDAYTLHVERHHIDYTNCWDTVLMAIPKTLL, from the coding sequence ATGTTATCACGCTGTTTGCGCATGCTTAGGTGTTGCTTAACGCCTCCTACATCTCCGATACCGCCATGTGAAGAGAGGCAAAATTCTGACACTTTTGAGGCCCTTCTTGAGTTGAAGCAGGCGTTTTCTGGTGCTGACGGTATGACTTCTGACTCAGAACAAGTGGGCATTTTGCTGAAAAAGTTTTATGCGTTGCCTGAGCCATGCAGAAAGGCGCAAGAAGCAAGGTTTGTCTCGCTGATACTTGAAAATATTAACTGGAAAGAGGCCTTCCCTTTTGTTGAGAGGATTGATGGAATCACGGATATATCTGAGGGCGCTTCCTTCAAACAGTATTTTCTTGAGCATAATATTCCAGAAATATTGTGTATTCTTAAAAAAGGACTGGATGCAGAATCCCTTGCTGTTGTAGACCATTTCATGTTCAAGGCTCTCCGTTTGCCAGAATATCCTGCGGAAGTTGCTGGAAAACGTTTTTTTGCGTTTTCTGCACTCCTGCGAAAAATGTTTCAATCCCCCACGGAAAAAAAGTCAGAAGAGCGCTACGAAGCAGAACTCCCGACGTATCGTCAAAATTTTCACTATGCCGAATTCAATGCATACTTTGAGCCAAGTGTTTTCCTTTTTCATCATGGGTTACGCAGCAGAAGCAAGGCTGTCCTCGACTACATTCGCCACAAGGACTTCATTGATGGTGGCGCCTGGATTGGGGATAGCGCATTGGTGCTTGGCAAATACTACGAACCAAAAAAAATTCATAGTTTTGAAATTAGTCCCGCAACATGTAAGCGTTACGACGATGTCATGCGAGCCAATGGTGTGGAAAGTTCCTGCTATGTCATCGTCAATGAAGGACTTGGGGAAAGGAAAGGAAAAGGCCTTTTTGTGGATAATTCAGGGGAAGGGACATCACTGCTCGCCCGAAGGGAAGGAGAAGAAAGAGAGATAACCGTTTGTAGCATTGACGCTTATGTGGCAGCACAGCGTCTGCACGTGGGTTTTATCAAACTCGACCTTGAAGGTTTCGGCCTTGCTGCGCTCAAGGGGGCACGGGAAACCATTATAAGTCAGTTGCCAGTGCTTTCTCTCTCTCTCTATCACACCCCAGAAGAATTTTTTGAAACAAAGCCGTACCTTGAATCTTTGACGGATGCCTACACACTGCATGTGGAACGGCACCATATAGACTACACGAATTGCTGGGATACAGTCCTCATGGCAATTCCCAAAACCTTGCTATAG
- a CDS encoding SIS domain-containing protein, producing the protein MDYIENMILRYPELLPLRAACNDAVNSLAQTYAKGGKVMTCGNGGSAADAEHIVGELMKGFLLRRPLGRAQRERLARSGCSKDLVERLQQGIPAISLVSGVALPTACANDICSDIVFAQQIFNLGKAGDTLVAISTSGNSANVLAAMHVAKSMDIQIIGLTGNTKNAMCSLADILIDVPAIVTPHIQEWHIIVYHTLCAALEARLFTV; encoded by the coding sequence ATGGACTACATTGAGAATATGATTTTACGATATCCTGAGCTGTTACCGTTGCGTGCCGCTTGTAATGATGCCGTGAATAGTCTGGCTCAAACGTATGCCAAGGGTGGCAAAGTCATGACTTGTGGCAATGGAGGTAGCGCAGCTGATGCTGAGCATATTGTTGGCGAGTTAATGAAGGGTTTTCTTCTCCGTCGTCCTCTTGGCAGAGCGCAAAGGGAACGCCTTGCGCGCAGCGGTTGCTCGAAAGATCTGGTTGAACGACTCCAGCAAGGCATCCCAGCCATTTCACTAGTATCAGGCGTTGCACTGCCTACTGCCTGTGCAAATGACATCTGCAGTGATATCGTCTTTGCCCAACAGATATTTAACCTGGGCAAGGCCGGTGACACTCTTGTCGCCATCAGCACTTCGGGCAATTCAGCCAATGTACTTGCAGCCATGCATGTTGCAAAAAGTATGGATATTCAAATTATTGGCTTGACTGGTAATACAAAAAACGCGATGTGTAGTTTGGCGGATATTCTTATTGACGTGCCTGCCATTGTTACTCCTCATATTCAGGAATGGCATATCATCGTGTATCACACACTGTGTGCCGCTCTTGAGGCACGGTTATTCACGGTTTAG
- a CDS encoding nucleotidyltransferase family protein — MNLEQKANTSSAPSRLRHAAPFECIVLAGGLGTRLRQIIPDIPKPLAPVAGKPFLDILLSSLVCKGCAGFVLSVGYLAKMIMNRYGKYFEGVPVRYALEEEPLGTGGGLRLALNACDTMMPIVVNGDTFTDVDISAFQAYCALTSQPALVGVWLDDASRYGHLRVADGKIVGFVEKGQPGPALISAGCYCLPRSALEAFPEGHAFSLEQDYFAHIAARSHLGLFVADGLFIDIGVPEDYARAQIIFENMKS; from the coding sequence ATGAACTTAGAACAGAAAGCGAATACATCCAGTGCTCCTTCACGGTTACGCCATGCCGCCCCCTTTGAGTGCATTGTGCTAGCGGGTGGATTGGGAACACGCCTGCGCCAGATTATTCCAGATATTCCAAAACCACTAGCGCCCGTTGCCGGGAAGCCTTTTTTGGATATTCTTTTAAGCTCGTTGGTGTGTAAAGGTTGTGCTGGATTTGTGCTCTCTGTCGGGTACCTGGCCAAAATGATTATGAATCGCTACGGGAAATATTTTGAAGGGGTGCCTGTCCGCTATGCTTTGGAAGAGGAGCCCTTGGGAACTGGCGGAGGTCTTCGGCTAGCCTTGAATGCTTGTGACACAATGATGCCAATTGTTGTCAACGGCGACACTTTTACGGACGTTGATATCTCAGCTTTTCAGGCATATTGCGCCCTTACTTCCCAGCCAGCACTCGTTGGAGTATGGCTTGACGATGCTTCACGATATGGGCATCTACGAGTCGCAGATGGCAAGATCGTTGGATTCGTCGAAAAAGGCCAACCTGGCCCAGCCTTGATCAGTGCGGGGTGTTATTGTCTCCCCAGAAGCGCACTAGAGGCGTTTCCCGAAGGGCATGCCTTTTCACTAGAACAGGATTACTTCGCTCATATCGCTGCCCGCTCGCACCTTGGTTTATTTGTCGCAGATGGTCTGTTTATCGACATTGGTGTACCAGAGGACTATGCTCGCGCTCAAATTATTTTTGAGAATATGAAAAGCTAA